The sequence gtatTTGACTAATCAATTCCTGCATCTCAGTTGGTGCTAAGCGGtaaggagtcttagcaatgggCGTAGCGCCCGAAACCAATTCGATGCTAAACTCTACTTGTCTCTCAGGAGGAATACCCGGAAGATCATCCGAAAacacatcttcaaattcattaacaacGGGGATGTAATTAATGGATTTTGATTCTCTTCTAGAGTCAATAACGTGAGCCAAAAAAGTTGCACAACCACTAGACATAAGACGACGTGCACGAGCATAAGTGCATATAGAAACAGGTCGTCTTTGTCCTTCTCCTTGGATAATCATTTCTTCCTCACTTGGGGTTTTCACCCGAATAATCTTTTCATCACAAACAATATTAGCCCCGTGCCAACTGAGCCAATCCATTCCTATAATCACAGCAAACTCACCCATGGTCATGGGGATTAGGTCAACATCAAACAATTTAGAATTTATATCAATATTACAATTCTTGTATACACCTACGACTAATTTGGGTTTATCATCCGCTATTTCTACTTCTAATGGAAGCTCTAGTTTTAACAACAATTTATTCAAACAAGGAGCAAACCTAATAGCAACAAATGAACGGTCTGCTCTGGAATCAAATAATACTTTAGTGGGTATGGAATTAACAAGAAAGTTACCTGTCACAACTTCTGATGATTTACGAGCCTCGTCAATAGTCATTTGAAAGGACCTTCCCTTTGGGTTACCCGCTGACTTTTCCAACCTTCTTACAACTTCCTTTCTTTGTTCTTCCTTTCTTTCAGATTCAGACAATTGAGGACACTCAGCCTTTTTGTGGCCTTCATGAAGACAATTATGGCATATGAGAGGCTTCAAAACAGGAGCCTTGCAATCTCTTGCATAATGACCGGGCTTGCCACAAGAAAAACATATCGGAACTGATGTCGGATTTCCTCCCTTCTTTCCGTCACTCACACCTTTACCCTTTTTTGGGGGGGAATTACTTTGCTCAAATTTTCTTTTAGGAACAAAACCCTCCTTTCTCGGGGTAGTCGCCCCCTTCTTCTTCAATTCATCTTCAATATCCCTTGCCGCATCAATCAAAGCGGTGAAGGAATGGAATTGTGATATAATGATCCTCTCTCGGATCTCCTCTCTTAACAAGCTATGAAACAATCGACACTTGCTTAACTCATTACTTACCAACTCGAGGTTAAACTGAAGGCGATCTATGAAATGGGCTCAAAAGGTtatcaagtccatagatccttgtcgagtATTTTGTAACTCAGATTTCAACCGCTCTACCTCCCCCTCCGACCTAAAGTTCTTAAAGAACTcaactttgaattcttcccaagttaTCTTATCAGGATAATTACTTCCCTTAACCACCAAAAGATCATTCCACCATCGCTGAGCTAACCCTCTAAACATACTTGTCCCAAATGTAGTTTTCAAATCGTCAGGACATCGGGTTGTTCGAAAGCACGCTTCTATATCGGTAACCCAACGACTACTTACAATCGGATCAAGACTTTCCTCATACGTAGGAGGATTGCCTAATTTGAAGTCTTTCAAACCATAGGGTTTTAGTGGGGCTATTTCATGATTAACCCGAGCACCCTCGATATTCCTCTGATCTCCCTCTTCTTCTTGAACTTGTGGCATCTGCCGATCAAGTTCTTCTTTCACCGTTTCCTTAATCATTGAGGCTATGGTTATATTAACTGCCTCTTCCATCGTCTTTTTAATTTGTTGGACAATGAATGGAGTGGAATTCTGTAGAGCTTGTCCCAACAGAGACTTTAAATCATTACTTGAACGGATCTCATCCCCATTAGGACGGTTAACTTGATCCTCATTTGGAATAGAACTATCAACATTATCTTCATTAGccatactgaaacatttagcaaacttTCAGTATACTAACTCATATACTTAATCACAAACATATTATTCCTACTCATGTCATGTTTCACCCGCTCGATACTTGAACACATTGTGCTTAGAGGACAAGATGTGTGGTTGTAATAGTGGTGATCAAGCACtattactgtagcgacccgacaaaatcgtcattgacggtgccgtctacttaggtcccgttacgtggtcataagtctttaaaacaacgtttgaccaaaaatatgtcgcattcatctcaattataaagatgtttcaaagtatacaaagtagttcgacgaccaaacatgttacaatgttttaagtatgttagaacaagttacatgtgaatcggaggtgcgtagcattgcaaacatttttcaaaaaagtgtCATGGTGAACAGCCGCtgaacacggcttatgtcgcgTCGCGACATGggatggccgcgccgcggcaatcaactgGAGCTGGTGCCTGGCTCGTTTTAAAAgtctaagtcccaaaccaaatttcattcaaacacatttaacgaaccgtaaacattcaaggcacgtatcttatatcgttggaaaggtaatttgacgaggaacacaactaaacacattttatcaatcaaaattatcatttgcaataatcgaatttccaaattgaatgatcaattaatgcctatcattaatgcttcaaattcataaatgcacatttatgattcgggaattaaatgcacacatatgatacgccgttttgtaggtaattatgcatacaatacaactaaacacttacaaaccatATTGCAAagaattcaatgcatcaaaagtccattttacttctatcaaaccctaactcaaaatcataaatttagcaattatgtttatggagtctttctaagtcaacctacacatcaaattgaagctagtgatgctagtaacatatttaatacatgtacttttaacatctaacaacatttaggcaaacaaatcacaagatcaaacacacccatttatcaagttcatgctagttacttaaaacaacaagattgagcatataaatcacatattcaagttagacttgagccatagacagtaattaacacttttataagttaaaaacatcatgaacacaaaatctagtgtttttagaaagttacccaaatgcaataaagttggtatggattcgaagaggaagatgcaaggattccaaatatgtaatttttttgagttgatgcttgctagatcttgaatagatgatgaatctttaatttggtgtttgagagaataaagtggaagtagtaaaagagtgaggaggtgaatgagtggaagggatgatggtttgaccatttgacctagtaacatctttgatcatttggcaagtctagtccctcgagtttgaatcgggtgcgtgaattacctaaacgagatattttaaaacgcgtattaacggaggatgttataattatataacggactttaaatagtataacggaaggtaaacggaaaaaggcgggatgttacattacctactccttaaaagaaatttcatcccgaaatttaagtaggcgtagtagtcgttgtttcttcttcgGGATCTTACGTttccaaatccacgaataaatgagggtatttcttttgcatttgatcttgcctttctcaagtaaactcgggtcctgttttggcattccaacggaccttgacaatcagaattcggctttgttttagcgttttaacggagtgatccacaatttcaaccggttcttccacaaagtgaagtttgtcatcaatagtaagttcctagagagggatgatgagttcgggttcggcaaaacactttttcaagtttgacacatggaaagtaggatgaacggagctcagttaagacggaagatctaaacgataagcaacggttccaacacgctccaagatttcgaaaggaccaatataccgcggatttagcttcccacatttcctgaaacgaattacacctttccaaggtgcgacttttaacattacgcggtcaacgacttggaattcgaggtcgttgcatctgatgtcggtatagctcttttgacaacTACGGGCCGTTCTAAGCctatcttggatttgaacgatcttctcggttgtttcatgaatgagttcgggttcggtgatttgtgtgtcgcctacttctgcccaacaaagaggagaactatATTTGCGGGCATAtaacacttcaaaaggtgcggctttaatactcgcgtgataactattgttgtaagagaactcggctagtggcaaatgcttatcccaagcttttacaAAATTGATaatgcaagctcgtaacatgtcttccaaagtttaaatcgtgcgttcgctttgtccatcagtttgtggatgatatgcggtgctcatgtctaatcgtgttcccaacacttcttgtaaagtacgcaaaaatctagaaacaaaacgcccATCTCGATCgaaaataatcgataatggtacaccgtgacgggctacgatctctttaatgtaaagttgtgcaagtttctctattttgtcggtttccttcatggcaaggaagtgagcGGATTTTGTGAcacggtctacaataacccaaatagtatcataaccgcttgccgttcttggtagttttgtgataaaatccatcgttattatttcccacttctattgcgggatttcgggttgttgaagtaatctggatggtctttgatgtttggctttgactttggagcaagttaggcaccttccaatataagtagcgacgtcccttttaatgttcggccaccaatattgttctttgaggtcgtggtacatcttattggcaccggggtgaatcgaatatcttgacttatgggcttcgtctaaaataaggcttcgtaagtccccataactaggcacccaaattcttctggcgaaatatcggagttcggTCTCTTTAACTTCAAATCGTGAGGTGAGGATGTTCAAGCGTTCAAGAgatatgttttcatccttaagagcttcatcttgggctacacgaatttagttattgagattggtgtggatggtgatgtttaaagctcggacacgaagaggcaccgctctttccttttgacttaaggcatcggctactacatttgcctttccgggatgataacgaagctcacaattgtaattgtttaaggtttcaatccagcgtcgttgtctcatgtttagttgcttttgatcgaagatgtgttgaaggcttttgtgatcggtgaagatagtactcttggttccataaaggtagtgtctccacattttgagtgcaaagacagcgGCTCCGagctcgagatcatgtgtcgtgtagtttcgttcatgaatttttagttgtcgagaggcataagcaatgactttctttcgttgcatcaatacacacccaaaaccatgtttcgaggcatcgcaatatacaacaaaatcatcattgccctcgggaagtgacaagataggagtggtggttagctttgtcttcaagatttgaaatgcggattcttgttcggttgcccaaatgaatttatttcccttgtgagttaacgcggttagaggacgagcaaccaaagagaaatccttgatgaatctatgatagtatccggcgagacccaagaattgtcgaatgtgagtaggagtagtagggattttccatttgctaatggcttcgatttttgcgggatcgaccttaatgccttggtcgcttacgacatgaccgagaaattgaacttccttcaaccaaaattcacacttggagactttggcatagagtcgttcttgtctcaagagttcgtgcacaagtcgaaggtgttgttcgtgctcttcttcgcttttagaatagaacaagatatcatcgatgaatacaataacgaacttgtcgagatacggtttgcacaagcGGTTCATAAATTTCATGAACACCGccagtgcgttagtgagaccaaatggcattacaagaaattcgtaactaccataacgagtccggaaggcggttttggagactgatgttatgcgaggtgtatataaaatagctttatattttacaaggaaatactattaaatacgatacatttttatacaagatatttatttatttatagaatggatatacttaaaccttgctacaacacttataggcagtgtacctaatcgtacagtagtgtagtttttagtaagtccggttcgttccacagggaaaatcttttaatcaaagcttaacgctatattagtttaaatttataaaaatacaaatatatatatataagtaatattattattataaagggggatttttaccgtttaatgaccggtttgtcgattttaaaactttagtcgcagttaaaaccaaatgtaaaatattaaataaaagacttaatttaaagcgtaaagtaaataacgataatgaaattgcgaataataaaagtgcgataaaataaacttgcgataattaaaaagtacgataattaaaagtgcaattaaatacaataacaataaataaaaatgcgataattagaagtgcaattaaatataaaataaaggaaattaaatatgaaataaaagaattatgcttatttaaacttccgtaatcatgatgtttgacgtgttgattttagttttatacccatgggttaattgttctttgtcctggattatttaatatgtccatacggatttgtccataatagtccatcagtcataaatgtaaagagcgaaagccttcgtcaaattattcttattcccgaagtcaaatattccaactaattggggattcgaattgtaacaaggttttaatactttgtttaatgaatacaccaggttatcgactgcgtgtaaaccaaggttttactactttgttaacaattacaccaattacccttgaatgtaattcacccctgtttcaacaagtctattaactattaatccagttccatgttcggtaaaatgaataattattggtatttataaatatcccgcccaccgtacccagtcaagcgtatgtggttatatataaatacgtcgaattataagtttgtatattaaattaacaaggtattgtttagttaatataaaacccattaatagcccatagtctaatttccacaagtgtcatttttttttatccaaaccccaattatggtacaaagcccaattacccaattttagtaattagcccaacatcatgattacttcgttttaaataagcataataataacttagctacgagacattaaattaaaaaggttgaacataacttacaatgattaaaaatagcgtagcgttacacggacagaatttcgacttacacccttacaacattcgctaacatacccttattattaggatttaaaattaaaattaaaattaaaattaaaattaaaatataaatataaatattacgtatagatatagagagattgatatattggatggattttgcgatcaaactgcgtttgcttttatagggaattgagtccaggggaactccgcgactagcggcatttttttccttcaaactccgcgagtcgcggagtttgaaattccagctcaacagctttggcttctttcttgccgacgattttaaatattaatataatatatatataatttttaagaattatttatatattatattatattcatgtgcatagttgacttgtaatttttagtccgttgcgtcgagcgttgagagttgactctggtccaggttccggattttcgaacgtccttgcgtacaatttaatatcttgtactttgcgttttgaatcttgtactcttgtaatttcgagacgtttcttatcaataattggaacctctttgattgtattttgtacttttgagctttttggtcgtttgtgtcttcagttcgtcgaatctgtcttttgtcttcaccttttaatatttaaacgaatatcacttgtaaatagaacatttgcaactaaaagcttgtctttcttggggaataatgctatgaaatatatgttcgtttttagcattatcagagacatcttcccccttaacccttagttgatgataacccgaacgaaggtcaatttttgaatatacacgtgaTCCTTGTAGTTAttcaaagaggtcgtcgatgcgtagaagaggatatcggttcttaaccgtcaatttgtttagctcatgataatcgatgcacattcgtagggatccatctttcttcttaacgaataaaatcggagcgccccatggtgaatggctaggttggatgaaaccacagtcaagtagttcttggatttgactttgcaattcttgcatttcggatggagtaaGCCTATACGgtgcgctacgggtgcggctcccggaataagatcgatttgaaattcaaccggtcgatgaggcggaagacccggcaattcgtcgggaaatacatcggaatattcactaacaatcggcacatcGTCGATGAGCTTCTCATCGGTCTTGACTtccttaacgtgggctaggatcgcgaaacaacctttacgaaggtatttttcaactttaaggcacgagacgaggttgagttcggtacaactcttatcgccataaacagtcaagggttcaccattctcgataggaatttgaatcgctttaagatcgcaaaggatgtgagatttcattttggctaaccaatccataccaattattacatcgaagctccctagttctataggtatcaagtcaatttcaaactctttacccattaagtttaacgtacatccccgataaaatttgtctgcactcaatagtttcccgttggctacttcaatggtataagtgataTCTAGTAGGAGTGGTGtactgctaaaagaatgagtcaaagtcttggatacaaaactcttatcggcacccgaatcgaataagcaagagacataagaattgttgagaagaaacgtacccatgactagttcattgtcatctcgggcttcctcggtattgatgttgaaagctcggccgcgtgtattagggttagctttcttctttgggcacgcattcctataatgacccggttggccacattcatagcAAACACCCAGTTTTGGTGCATTAGGCCCCTTTTGAACAACTGGGGCAGTATTTCTACAATCGTGGACCAAATGACCActtctttggcaccggtggcaaaacggcttatcacattcaccatagtgatgtttgtggcatttgttgcaaaaaggtttatttccgacataacttttcttgccgtcggaggtgaaaggtttcttggcggggttgttgttgtagttgcttgattgagtggcttcccatttccttttattGCCACCCAATTTATCCTCGGCTTTTGGTGCCagtactacaatttcgtccaccgtttctatcaatgtgtgggccatcttcaaagcttcttgatgattagcgggtttggatgacattaccctgtgtttgatgctctttggaagaccatccatgtaaagttcaactcttagtgactcggggttcacgaggtttgggcacattaaGGATAGCTCGGCGAACCGTTGATTGTAACccttgaggtcgtttccgaccgcttttaaagttcttagctcttgttcgagcttgcgagtctcttcatgcaggaagtattcgatgatcatcttttctttcaaatcgggccaagagagagcgtgggcttcatcggtacccaccgattgtacatacgtgttccaccacatgAGAGCGATACCGGTGAAAGTGtgagtggaatatttgaccttgtcttggtcccgaaaaccgcttatgctaaaaacggcttccgtttgctcaaaccatcgagtgagagcaaccggtcctccggtcccatcgaaagtatgaggtttgcaccccatgaaagctttgtaggagcatccctcgtttgagttaccggctccattgttgttgttgttgttgttgttgt comes from Rutidosis leptorrhynchoides isolate AG116_Rl617_1_P2 chromosome 4, CSIRO_AGI_Rlap_v1, whole genome shotgun sequence and encodes:
- the LOC139841984 gene encoding uncharacterized protein, with protein sequence MANEDNVDSSIPNEDQVNRPNGDEIRSSNDLKSLLGQALQNSTPFIVQQIKKTMEEAVNITIASMIKETVKEELDRQMPQVQEEEGDQRNIEGARVNHEIAPLKPYGLKDFKLGNPPTYEESLDPIVSSRWVTDIEACFRTTRCPDDLKTTFGTSMFRGLAQRWWNDLLVVKGSNYPDKITWEEFKVEFFKNFRSEGEVERLLREEIRERIIISQFHSFTALIDAARDIEDELKKKGATTPRKEGFVPKRKFEQSNSPPKKGKGVSDGKKGGNPTSVPICFSCGKPGHYARDCKAPVLKPLICHNCLHEGHKKAECPQLSESERKEEQRKEVVRRLEKSAGNPKGRSFQMTIDEARKSSEVVTGNFLVNSIPTKVLFDSRADRSFVAIRFAPCLNKLLLKLELPLEVEIADDKPKLVVGVYKNCNIDINSKLFDVDLIPMTMGEFAVIIGMDWLSWHGANIVCDEKIIRVKTPSEEEMIIQGEGQRRPVSICTYARARRLMSSGCATFLAHVIDSRRESKSINYIPVVNEFEDVFSDDLPGIPPERQVEFSIELVSGATPIAKTPYRLAPTEMQELISQIQELLDKCFIRPMMPFRLTNAPAAFMGVMNRICRPMLDKSVIVFIDDILIYSKNEKDHEHHLREVLETLRKEKLYAKFLKCEFWLREVQFLGHIINENGIQVDLEKIEAIEKWDRSTTPTEIRSFLRLAGYYRRFIQDFSKVASPLTKLTRKNVRFDWGEEQEVAFRLLKQKLSQAPVLVLPEGIEDMTVYCDASVNGLGCVLMQRGRVIAYASRQLKEHEKNYPGPDLELAVVVHALKIWRHYLYGVKCTIYTDHKNLKYLFEQRDLNNGQQRWMDLLKDYDCKILYHPGTGNVVAYALSRKSRRPGIQIESLRMTITNDFLQRISRAQVEAIVELSHEERMKGQVDFLEQDSRGLLTRYGRLWVPKHGGARQLLLDEAHKSKYFIHPSATKMYHDLKEEYWWPY